The following proteins are co-located in the Larus michahellis chromosome 9, bLarMic1.1, whole genome shotgun sequence genome:
- the LOC141748267 gene encoding olfactory receptor 14J1-like, with amino-acid sequence MSNGSSITQFLLLAFADTREMQLLHFWLFLSIYLAALLGNGLIITAIACDDRLHTPMYFFLLNLSLLDLGSISTIVPKSMASSLWETRAISYSGCAVQVFCFLFLIVGEYCLLTVMAYDRLIAICKPLHYETLLGSKACVHMAAAAWGSGFLNALLHTANTFSLPLCHGNAVGQFFCEVPQILKLSCSDSYLREVGLLVVSLSVALGCFVFIVLSYVQIFRAVLRIPSEQGRHKAFSTCLPHLAVVSLFASTAMVAYLKPPSISSPSLDLVVTVLYSVVPPAVNPLIYSMRNQELKHALKKLIQLVVFQQQ; translated from the coding sequence atgtccaacggcagctccatcacccagttcctcctacTGGCATTTGCAGACACGCGGGAGATGCAGCTGTTGCACTTCTGGCTTTTCCTgagcatctacctggctgccctcctgggcaacggcctcatcatcactgccatAGCCTGTGAtgaccgcctccacacccccatgtacttctttctcctcaacctctccctccttgatctgggctccatctccaccattgtccccaaatccatggccagtTCCCTCTGGGAAACAAGAGCCATCTCTTACTCAGGATGTGCTGTCCAggtcttttgctttctcttcttgatTGTAGGGGAGTATTgtcttctcaccgtcatggcctacgaccgcctcattgccatctgcaaacccctgcactacgagaccctcctgggcagcaaagcttgtgtccacatggcagcagctgcctggggcagtgggtttctcaatgctctgctgcacacagccaatacattttccctacccctctgccatggcaatgctgtgggccagttcttctgtgaagtcccccagatcctcaagctctcctgctcagactcctacctcagggaagttgggcttcttgtggttagtctTTCTGTAGCTTtagggtgttttgttttcatcgtgctgtcctatgtgcagatcttcagggccgtgctgaggatcccctctgagcagggacggcacaaagccttttccacgtgcctccctcacctggccgtcgTCTCACTGTTTGCTAGCACTGCCATggttgcctacctgaagcccccctccatctcctccccatccctggaccTGGTGGTGACAGtcctgtactcagtggtgcctccagcagtgaaccccctcatctacagcatgaggaaccaggagctcaaacATGCACTGAAGAAGCTGATTCAATTGGTTGTCTTTCAGCAGCAATAA